A single Eulemur rufifrons isolate Redbay chromosome 9, OSU_ERuf_1, whole genome shotgun sequence DNA region contains:
- the INCA1 gene encoding protein INCA1 isoform X1, whose translation MRQSYKCLRSGGRGDSPVMQVQEEEDSLIPFAKCSRVVSRSPPPHRPSQSFRPMTQRYGDAFWENLSQRPSPTWREEKYIPPLLRGTGFSLPGLYPPEGLPPPEMLCRRKRRRSSMEGMQQGPGGIPARVRAVSYHLEDLRRRQRTINELKKAQWGSSGAARESLVLAEEGCGFPSTTEHPDQEEERATYPQEEGHLLTPGRAQLLWSPWSPLGQEESCSSRWLRSLPSFSIVTANRNPLYNPWEMDLESEE comes from the exons ATGCGACAGAGTTACAAGTGCCTGAGGAGCGGGGGAAG AGGAGACAGTCCAGTCATGCAGGTACAGGAAGAGGAAGACAGCCTCATACCCTTTGCCAA ATGTTCCAGGGTGGTCAGCCGATCTCCACCCCCACACAGGCCTTCCCAGAGCTTCAGACCAATGACCCAGCGTTATGGAGATGCCTTCTGGGAGAACCTTAGTCAAAGGCCCAG CCCCACCTGGAGAGAGGAAAAGTACATTCCACCCCTGCTG AGAGGCACTGGTTTCTCCCTGCCTGGCCTGTACCCTCCTGAGGGGCTCCCACCCCCTGAGATGCTttgcagaagaaagagaaggaggtcGAGTATGGAGGGAATGCAGCAGGGACCTGGGGGCATCCCTGCCCGGGTAAGGGCTGTCTCTTATCACCTGGAGGACCTAAGGAGGCGCCAGAGAACCATCAATGA ACTGAAGAAGGCCCAGTGGGGCAGCTCTGGGGCTGCACGTGAGTCCCTGGTGCTTGCTGAAGAGGGCTGTGGATTCCCCAGCACCACTGAACACCCTgatcaggaagaagaaagggcaACCTATCCACAGGAAGAGGGCCATTTGCTCACTCCTGGCAGAGCTCAG CTGCTTTGGTCTCCCTGGAGTCCCCTGGGCCAGGAGGAGTCCTGTTCCTCCAGGTGGCTGCGCTCTCTGCCCTCCTTCAGCATTGTTACAGCCAATAGGAACCCCCTTTACAATCCCTGGGAGATGGACCTGGAGTCTGAGGAGTAA
- the INCA1 gene encoding protein INCA1 isoform X2, producing MQVQEEEDSLIPFAKCSRVVSRSPPPHRPSQSFRPMTQRYGDAFWENLSQRPSPTWREEKYIPPLLRGTGFSLPGLYPPEGLPPPEMLCRRKRRRSSMEGMQQGPGGIPARVRAVSYHLEDLRRRQRTINELKKAQWGSSGAARESLVLAEEGCGFPSTTEHPDQEEERATYPQEEGHLLTPGRAQLLWSPWSPLGQEESCSSRWLRSLPSFSIVTANRNPLYNPWEMDLESEE from the exons ATGCAGGTACAGGAAGAGGAAGACAGCCTCATACCCTTTGCCAA ATGTTCCAGGGTGGTCAGCCGATCTCCACCCCCACACAGGCCTTCCCAGAGCTTCAGACCAATGACCCAGCGTTATGGAGATGCCTTCTGGGAGAACCTTAGTCAAAGGCCCAG CCCCACCTGGAGAGAGGAAAAGTACATTCCACCCCTGCTG AGAGGCACTGGTTTCTCCCTGCCTGGCCTGTACCCTCCTGAGGGGCTCCCACCCCCTGAGATGCTttgcagaagaaagagaaggaggtcGAGTATGGAGGGAATGCAGCAGGGACCTGGGGGCATCCCTGCCCGGGTAAGGGCTGTCTCTTATCACCTGGAGGACCTAAGGAGGCGCCAGAGAACCATCAATGA ACTGAAGAAGGCCCAGTGGGGCAGCTCTGGGGCTGCACGTGAGTCCCTGGTGCTTGCTGAAGAGGGCTGTGGATTCCCCAGCACCACTGAACACCCTgatcaggaagaagaaagggcaACCTATCCACAGGAAGAGGGCCATTTGCTCACTCCTGGCAGAGCTCAG CTGCTTTGGTCTCCCTGGAGTCCCCTGGGCCAGGAGGAGTCCTGTTCCTCCAGGTGGCTGCGCTCTCTGCCCTCCTTCAGCATTGTTACAGCCAATAGGAACCCCCTTTACAATCCCTGGGAGATGGACCTGGAGTCTGAGGAGTAA